In a genomic window of Xylophilus rhododendri:
- a CDS encoding SDR family NAD(P)-dependent oxidoreductase → MDLPTDAFGLHGKRILVTGASSGIGAAVARLCAELGAELVINGRDADRLEATRASLAGAGHLAVAGDMTDSATHDALLQAAPFYDGLASCAGAAALVPMRMASEKYLQQMLAINYLAPIGLAQRLLQKKKLRDGASLVFVSALSARAAPQAAGAYAASKAALEAASRTIGLEHARQRIRANCIAPGYVDTPLLQKLGSAADMSEKIGLTPLGTVTPEDVAPAAAWLLSSASRWITRTTLTLDGGISLPIRQ, encoded by the coding sequence ATGGACCTGCCGACCGACGCCTTCGGCCTGCATGGCAAACGCATCCTGGTGACCGGTGCCTCCTCGGGCATCGGCGCCGCCGTGGCCCGGCTGTGCGCCGAGCTGGGCGCGGAACTCGTGATCAACGGCCGCGACGCCGACCGGCTGGAGGCCACCCGCGCCAGCCTGGCCGGCGCAGGCCATCTGGCAGTCGCCGGCGACATGACCGACAGCGCCACCCACGACGCCCTCCTGCAGGCCGCCCCCTTCTACGACGGCCTGGCCTCCTGCGCCGGCGCCGCGGCCCTGGTGCCCATGCGCATGGCCAGCGAAAAATACCTGCAGCAGATGCTGGCGATCAATTACCTGGCGCCCATCGGCCTGGCCCAGCGCCTGCTGCAGAAGAAGAAGCTGCGCGACGGCGCCTCGCTGGTCTTCGTGAGTGCACTCTCGGCTCGCGCCGCGCCGCAGGCCGCCGGTGCCTACGCGGCATCGAAGGCCGCGCTGGAAGCCGCCTCCCGCACCATCGGCCTGGAGCATGCCCGCCAGCGCATCCGCGCCAACTGCATCGCCCCGGGATATGTCGACACACCCCTGCTGCAAAAGCTCGGCAGCGCCGCCGACATGAGCGAGAAGATCGGCCTGACGCCGCTGGGCACCGTCACGCCCGAGGACGTGGCGCCGGCCGCGGCCTGGCTGCTGTCTTCGGCCAGCCGCTGGATCACCCGCACCACCCTCACACTCGATGGCGGCATCTCGCTGCCGATCCGCCAATGA
- a CDS encoding SDR family NAD(P)-dependent oxidoreductase, with translation MTVDLATSLAAAQKIFGLAGKTILVTGASKGIGQEVARQCAAAGAQLIVAGRDADRLAETLKSLPGEGHRALAAELTDADARKQFAADCGPLDGVVHSAGIRGLAPMRMVSDAFLAEVMATNYLAPMMLTRHLLAKNQIRQNGSLIFLSSIAALTGTVGVGPYSGSKAALVGTMRPLALELAKRGIRANALCPGLVETTLITEDKDWFEESRKRYPLGIGLPADVAQACLYFLSDASRKVTGAVFSMDGGVEFV, from the coding sequence ATGACCGTAGATCTCGCAACCAGCCTCGCAGCGGCCCAAAAGATCTTCGGCCTGGCGGGCAAGACCATCCTCGTCACCGGTGCCTCCAAAGGCATCGGCCAGGAAGTCGCACGCCAGTGCGCCGCCGCCGGTGCGCAGCTGATCGTCGCCGGCCGCGATGCCGACCGCCTGGCCGAAACCCTGAAGTCCCTGCCCGGCGAAGGCCACCGCGCCCTGGCCGCCGAACTGACCGACGCCGACGCCCGCAAGCAATTCGCCGCCGACTGCGGCCCGCTAGACGGCGTGGTGCACAGCGCCGGCATCCGCGGCCTGGCGCCGATGCGCATGGTGAGCGACGCCTTCCTGGCCGAGGTGATGGCGACCAATTACCTGGCGCCGATGATGCTCACCCGCCATCTGCTGGCCAAGAACCAGATCCGGCAGAACGGCTCGCTGATCTTCCTGTCCTCCATCGCCGCCCTGACCGGAACCGTGGGCGTGGGCCCCTATTCCGGCTCCAAGGCCGCCCTGGTCGGCACCATGCGCCCGCTGGCGCTGGAACTGGCCAAGCGCGGCATCCGCGCCAACGCCCTGTGCCCCGGCCTGGTGGAAACCACGCTCATCACCGAGGACAAGGACTGGTTCGAGGAAAGCCGCAAGCGTTATCCCCTGGGCATCGGCCTGCCGGCGGACGTGGCCCAGGCCTGCCTGTATTTCCTGAGCGATGCCAGCCGCAAGGTGACCGGCGCCGTCTTCAGCATGGACGGCGGCGTGGAGTTCGTATGA
- a CDS encoding PglD-related sugar-binding protein has protein sequence MSQPPVAAVPNRILVVSAGGFGRAVASLARSDIAFGTAWDVKGFLDNRAGLHNPSDLPIVGDPLTYKIQTGDIFVCALGDPAAKRKYTEALRAQDANFIVLRPDLTTGERVELALGGIFERKVSLGPDVKVGFMVTILSTTIVGYDVTIGDYCQIGSFVFIGGGARIGHDVVIHPHATILPGVTVGDGAVVGAGAVVIRNVAPDTTVMGNPAKPFSFR, from the coding sequence ATGAGCCAGCCACCGGTCGCCGCCGTACCCAACCGCATCCTGGTGGTCAGCGCCGGCGGCTTCGGCCGGGCGGTGGCCAGCCTGGCGCGCTCCGACATCGCCTTCGGCACCGCATGGGATGTGAAGGGTTTCCTCGACAACCGCGCCGGCCTGCACAACCCCAGCGACCTGCCCATCGTCGGCGACCCGCTGACTTACAAGATCCAGACCGGCGACATCTTCGTCTGCGCCCTCGGCGACCCGGCCGCCAAACGCAAGTACACCGAGGCCCTGCGTGCGCAGGACGCCAACTTCATCGTCCTGCGGCCCGACCTCACCACCGGCGAGCGGGTCGAGTTGGCCCTGGGCGGCATCTTCGAACGCAAGGTCTCGCTGGGTCCGGACGTGAAGGTCGGCTTCATGGTGACCATCCTGTCGACCACCATCGTCGGCTATGACGTCACCATCGGCGACTACTGCCAGATCGGCAGCTTCGTCTTCATCGGCGGCGGCGCGCGCATCGGCCACGACGTGGTGATCCATCCCCACGCCACCATCCTGCCCGGCGTTACCGTGGGCGACGGCGCGGTCGTCGGTGCCGGCGCGGTGGTGATCCGCAACGTGGCGCCCGACACCACCGTCATGGGCAATCCCGCCAAGCCTTTTTCCTTCCGCTAG
- a CDS encoding aromatic ring-hydroxylating oxygenase subunit alpha yields the protein MLSRLSPSHYLDADVFAREQTHVFRKLWLFAAFRTALSEPNAFATRELGGLPVLLQNCEGEIRAFENLCPHRQMPLQKEAFGQARMVCPYHGWVFDPEGQVKTIPHEQRLYAYPPEERAGLCLKRYAVRVVGELVFVNLDKNPLPFDEQFTPELQQALADITSHFGAQAIHADLPARYNWKLNYENVLDYNHVPYIHPKTFQPLLREGISDARQGQPAAEAAPAQDGAELPPPPTAGLAAQSFWTRSPIRIEAWPWHGLVERYGEGDLYYNFFLYPNVNFISLGGLTFLLQQFHPVAPDRTEVRFTLCAAREKRRLAGLPAILWGHLKSEVAVLHEDLGHLEALQAALHRDAPRANHGIYEDRLTAVADTYLGLMGEERS from the coding sequence ATGCTGTCGAGACTGTCGCCGTCGCACTACCTGGACGCGGACGTCTTCGCACGCGAACAGACCCATGTCTTTCGCAAGCTCTGGCTGTTCGCGGCCTTTCGCACCGCACTGAGCGAGCCCAACGCCTTCGCCACCCGCGAACTCGGCGGCCTGCCGGTGCTGCTCCAGAACTGCGAGGGCGAGATCCGCGCCTTCGAGAACCTCTGCCCGCACCGCCAGATGCCGCTGCAGAAGGAGGCCTTCGGCCAGGCCCGCATGGTCTGCCCGTACCACGGCTGGGTGTTCGATCCCGAGGGCCAGGTCAAGACGATTCCGCACGAGCAGCGCCTCTACGCCTATCCGCCCGAAGAGCGTGCGGGGCTCTGCCTGAAGCGCTATGCGGTGCGGGTGGTGGGCGAGCTGGTCTTCGTCAACCTCGACAAGAACCCCCTGCCCTTCGACGAGCAGTTCACGCCCGAGCTGCAGCAGGCGCTGGCCGACATCACCAGCCACTTCGGCGCTCAGGCGATCCACGCCGACCTGCCGGCCCGCTACAACTGGAAGCTGAACTACGAGAACGTGCTGGACTACAACCACGTCCCGTACATCCACCCCAAGACCTTCCAGCCGCTGCTGCGCGAGGGCATATCCGATGCACGCCAAGGCCAGCCCGCCGCCGAGGCAGCGCCCGCGCAGGACGGCGCGGAACTGCCGCCCCCGCCCACCGCCGGCCTGGCCGCGCAGAGCTTCTGGACCCGCTCGCCGATCCGCATCGAGGCCTGGCCCTGGCACGGGCTGGTCGAGCGCTACGGCGAAGGCGACCTGTACTACAACTTCTTCCTCTATCCCAACGTCAACTTCATCTCGCTGGGCGGGCTGACCTTTCTGCTGCAGCAGTTCCATCCGGTCGCGCCGGACCGCACCGAGGTGCGTTTCACCCTCTGCGCGGCCCGGGAGAAACGCCGGCTGGCCGGGTTGCCCGCCATCCTCTGGGGCCATCTGAAGAGCGAGGTCGCGGTGCTGCACGAGGACCTGGGCCATCTCGAAGCCCTGCAGGCCGCCCTGCACCGCGACGCGCCGCGCGCGAACCACGGCATCTACGAAGACCGGCTGACCGCCGTGGCCGACACCTACCTCGGCTTGATGGGCGAGGAGCGGTCATGA